A window of the Bufo gargarizans isolate SCDJY-AF-19 chromosome 1, ASM1485885v1, whole genome shotgun sequence genome harbors these coding sequences:
- the NOP10 gene encoding H/ACA ribonucleoprotein complex subunit 3: MFLQYYLDEQGDRVYTMKKVAPSEQLTSSAHPARFSPDDKYSRHRFSIKKRFGLLLTQQPRPLL, translated from the exons ATGTTCCTGCAGTATTACCTGGATGAGCAGGGAGATCGGGTGTACACCATGAAG AAAGTGGCCCCCAGTGAACAGCTGACCTCTTCAGCCCATCCAGCCCGCTTTTCTCCTGATGACAAGTATTCCCGACATCGCTTCTCCATCAAGAAGAGATTTGGCCTACTGCTCACCCAGCAGCCCCGGCCGCTTTTATAA